One Paraburkholderia sp. PREW-6R genomic region harbors:
- a CDS encoding HU family DNA-binding protein, whose amino-acid sequence MNKQELIDAVAGTTGLAKGKTAEILDALLGAVTTTVAKGEAIQLVGFGSFSTGARAARVGRNPSTGAEIQIAAAKTVKFSAGKAFKDAVNGA is encoded by the coding sequence ATGAACAAACAGGAACTCATCGACGCGGTGGCCGGAACGACGGGACTGGCCAAGGGCAAGACCGCGGAAATCCTGGATGCGCTACTGGGGGCGGTGACCACAACGGTCGCGAAAGGCGAAGCCATCCAGCTGGTCGGGTTCGGCTCGTTTTCGACGGGCGCGCGTGCGGCGCGGGTCGGGCGAAATCCGTCGACCGGCGCGGAGATCCAGATCGCGGCGGCGAAGACGGTCAAGTTTTCAGCAGGCAAAGCATTTAAGGATGCTGTGAACGGGGCCTGA
- a CDS encoding type II toxin-antitoxin system VapC family toxin, producing MIGLDTNVLARYFAQDDAVQSKKATALMESLSAERPGYVSQVALIEVVWVLGRCYGVEREQIKDIIDSMIGTKELVVEGADTVRKALRVFAASAKADFADCLIERSGYAAECEYTATFDVNASKAAGMQLIK from the coding sequence ATGATCGGATTGGATACGAACGTGCTAGCCCGCTATTTCGCCCAAGACGATGCTGTTCAGTCGAAGAAGGCTACCGCGCTGATGGAGTCCCTGTCGGCGGAGCGTCCGGGATACGTTTCACAGGTTGCGCTGATCGAGGTTGTGTGGGTTCTTGGGCGTTGCTACGGCGTGGAGCGCGAGCAGATAAAAGACATTATCGACTCGATGATTGGCACGAAGGAACTGGTTGTTGAAGGGGCTGACACGGTGCGAAAAGCACTCCGCGTTTTCGCAGCCTCGGCAAAGGCGGATTTCGCGGACTGCCTGATTGAGCGTTCGGGGTATGCCGCCGAGTGCGAGTACACGGCGACTTTCGATGTAAACGCGTCGAAGGCCGCAGGGATGCAGTTGATTAAATAA
- a CDS encoding alpha/beta hydrolase produces MATTNPPLPQFVEHRVKRHSGSVYVRDFAGTGPTFVVLHGFPDDSHIYDLLIPRLVSAGRRVVAVDFLGFGGSDKPVGAQYSFPQQLGDLEAVVEALSLEQIIPVGHDAGGPAAINFALKRPERTSAVVVMNAFYGDAPGLRVPELIELFSNRELRALATHFLQSPQQFAWLIDFQRNLLQHGLSDEQKVNYFEFLGPVIDNNFRQQPSAATAFAQMTSQLHEEVAANTARIVDFRRSAVPVHLIWGNADPYLHLGVAQHLQLQGKNVSLHALGAGHWPQIDATDEVAQIMLGVR; encoded by the coding sequence ATGGCAACCACCAATCCCCCCCTACCGCAATTCGTCGAGCACCGGGTCAAGCGTCACAGCGGGAGTGTCTACGTCCGCGACTTCGCCGGCACTGGTCCCACATTCGTCGTGCTGCACGGCTTTCCGGACGACTCGCACATCTACGACCTGCTCATTCCTCGCCTCGTCTCGGCGGGCCGACGAGTGGTCGCTGTCGACTTCCTCGGCTTTGGCGGGTCCGATAAGCCGGTCGGGGCCCAATATAGTTTCCCCCAACAACTGGGTGATCTCGAAGCGGTCGTCGAGGCGCTATCCCTTGAGCAGATCATTCCTGTCGGCCACGACGCCGGTGGACCTGCAGCCATCAACTTCGCGCTGAAGCGCCCCGAGCGTACAAGCGCGGTCGTGGTGATGAACGCCTTCTACGGGGACGCCCCTGGCCTGCGGGTGCCCGAGCTGATCGAGCTTTTCTCGAACAGGGAATTGCGGGCGCTGGCCACGCACTTCCTGCAAAGCCCGCAGCAGTTTGCATGGCTCATCGATTTCCAGCGAAACCTGCTTCAACACGGGCTGAGCGACGAACAGAAAGTGAACTACTTCGAGTTCCTTGGTCCTGTCATTGACAACAACTTCCGCCAACAGCCAAGCGCAGCTACCGCGTTCGCGCAGATGACGTCCCAGTTGCATGAAGAGGTGGCCGCGAACACGGCCCGGATTGTCGATTTCCGGCGGTCCGCGGTTCCGGTTCATTTGATATGGGGTAATGCCGACCCTTACCTTCATCTGGGCGTCGCGCAACACCTTCAGTTGCAGGGGAAGAATGTATCACTCCACGCGCTTGGTGCAGGCCACTGGCCCCAGATAGATGCCACGGACGAAGTTGCACAAATCATGCTGGGCGTGCGCTGA
- a CDS encoding oxidoreductase translates to MKDESAVVLITGASSGIGGATARTLAGAGYRVFGGVRRPEAAATAPGVEYVGMDVRDDASVVAAVSQVIKKAGRIDIVINNAGVSLVGPVEATSDTEAAALFDVNLFGVLRVMRAVLPSMRENRSGLVLNISSVLGFLPAPYMGLYASSKHALEGLSESLDHEVRAFGVRVVLVEPSFSRTNLDINATRTQAVIEDYAIACAQSVNAVRQQINDGPPPEDVAGKIVSIIRGTYRLRQPADGRARLLSFLRRFAPFGQVDKSLRRAFGIQS, encoded by the coding sequence ATGAAAGATGAAAGTGCAGTGGTATTGATTACAGGGGCATCCTCCGGTATCGGTGGCGCGACCGCACGAACGCTGGCGGGCGCTGGCTACCGCGTATTTGGCGGCGTTCGCAGACCCGAAGCGGCGGCAACGGCGCCCGGCGTGGAGTACGTCGGGATGGACGTACGAGACGATGCATCTGTCGTGGCCGCCGTGAGCCAGGTGATAAAAAAAGCCGGACGAATCGACATTGTGATTAACAACGCCGGCGTTTCGCTGGTTGGGCCAGTCGAAGCCACCAGCGATACCGAGGCGGCGGCACTGTTCGATGTAAATTTGTTCGGTGTGCTGCGTGTCATGAGGGCCGTCTTGCCGTCCATGCGTGAAAATCGAAGCGGCCTCGTCCTTAATATCAGTTCGGTACTCGGCTTCCTGCCTGCTCCTTACATGGGTCTGTACGCAAGCAGCAAGCACGCTTTGGAGGGTCTCTCGGAGTCGCTCGATCACGAGGTACGGGCGTTTGGCGTGCGAGTCGTGCTCGTTGAGCCAAGCTTCAGTCGAACGAATCTGGATATAAATGCAACGCGGACACAGGCCGTGATCGAAGATTACGCCATCGCTTGCGCCCAATCCGTGAACGCCGTACGACAGCAGATCAATGACGGGCCTCCGCCCGAGGACGTAGCGGGAAAAATCGTTTCGATAATTCGCGGCACGTATCGGCTCAGACAGCCCGCGGACGGCAGGGCGAGGTTGCTCAGTTTCTTGCGACGCTTTGCGCCGTTCGGGCAGGTCGACAAAAGCTTGAGGCGGGCGTTTGGAATCCAGTCTTGA
- a CDS encoding AraC family transcriptional regulator — MNKTSRAAHRPLTFEANLAKSFSLKEVPTLRAGVATVAPPVMFSRLTNNRPQPGRSIAPKPEEAFIFQVPLIANPDPEIRYSGRPTGRSADAGKPGWSCLLDLRDGPSRRLDTPFDNIRIYISQRTIDEFVYQKGRRRIPGLVQQGFGEWDAVLFHFSQTLVALLERPCEVNTLLVDALGVAFCEHVIVRYGGRVTLEPVKRPKLAPWQMQRITDFFEANLNGNPSILDLASQCDLSASYFTEAFRQTAGLSPHQWLLRRRIDRAKSLLSGTEASLASIAADCGFFDQSHFSRVFVRLVGCRPKYWRLHNRAR, encoded by the coding sequence ATGAATAAAACAAGTCGAGCGGCCCACAGGCCGCTTACGTTTGAAGCGAACCTTGCGAAAAGCTTTTCCCTGAAAGAAGTACCCACGCTGCGCGCCGGCGTGGCGACGGTAGCACCTCCTGTCATGTTCTCAAGGTTGACGAACAATCGCCCTCAGCCAGGTCGCTCAATCGCACCAAAACCAGAAGAAGCGTTCATCTTTCAGGTACCGCTCATCGCTAACCCCGACCCGGAGATTCGCTACTCTGGCAGGCCGACCGGCCGTTCAGCCGACGCCGGCAAGCCTGGCTGGTCCTGTCTGCTGGATTTGCGCGATGGCCCCTCGCGACGGCTCGACACTCCGTTCGATAACATCCGAATTTACATCTCGCAGCGCACGATCGACGAATTCGTGTATCAGAAAGGCAGGCGCCGCATCCCCGGGCTTGTGCAGCAAGGGTTTGGTGAGTGGGACGCCGTGCTATTTCACTTCTCGCAGACATTGGTGGCGCTCCTGGAGCGGCCCTGCGAGGTAAATACGCTTCTGGTCGATGCCCTAGGCGTCGCATTTTGCGAGCATGTGATAGTCCGATACGGTGGAAGAGTCACTCTAGAACCTGTTAAGCGGCCCAAGCTGGCTCCTTGGCAGATGCAGCGCATTACCGATTTTTTCGAGGCGAACCTGAATGGCAATCCGTCCATTCTGGATCTGGCGAGCCAATGCGATCTCTCAGCGAGCTATTTTACGGAAGCCTTCAGACAGACAGCCGGGCTCTCGCCGCATCAATGGCTACTGAGGCGCAGGATTGATCGCGCGAAGTCGCTACTCAGCGGCACGGAAGCGAGCCTTGCCTCCATTGCAGCGGACTGCGGATTCTTTGATCAGAGCCATTTCTCCCGGGTGTTCGTCCGCCTCGTGGGTTGCAGGCCGAAGTATTGGCGGCTACACAACCGCGCCCGCTGA
- a CDS encoding ATP-binding domain-containing protein — protein MARSIHPTTEQQAILDAIPAGGRLKIKAYAGAGKTSTLRLVADRLSHQRGTYLAFNREIAEHARRSFPANVSSATVHSLAYRSVAPELAARVGYPAEPPHDLAARFGLSALEVPLVTGKAVEITPFEIGRMIVDGLGRFCRSADEIPAAIHVPVDEKIDPRAADWLRNGLLPYVSRLWDESRQPRGHSAIIPDVYLKVWAQSVPRIDSDFILFDEAQDSDGVMLWLLNQQTHAQTVFVGDPYQQIYEWRGAVNAMAQISAPEYALTESFRFGPVIATLASRLLALLGESTPVRGQNAIGSIGVDDPSLAPPVDAILCRKNVSAIWHLAAGIEAGHRPSIRKSSAEIVAYADGADALLDGRRAYKPAAFSLFESWKDVQSFARSAAGSDLLPIVRIVDELGTDYLRALSQRVSSEANSDYVISTVHRAKGLEWKRVKVVNDFLFKYVDGRLTLDDDELRLLYVAFTRARHLLDVSDLRDDLLRLLVPGR, from the coding sequence ATGGCTCGATCAATCCATCCGACAACGGAACAGCAGGCGATTCTCGACGCCATACCGGCGGGCGGCAGGCTAAAGATAAAGGCATATGCCGGCGCGGGCAAGACTTCAACGCTTCGCCTGGTCGCCGATCGTCTGTCGCATCAGCGTGGCACCTATCTGGCCTTCAACCGCGAGATTGCCGAGCATGCGCGCCGCAGCTTCCCCGCGAACGTTTCGTCGGCGACCGTGCACTCGCTTGCCTACAGGTCCGTCGCGCCCGAGCTAGCGGCAAGGGTAGGGTATCCGGCCGAGCCGCCGCACGATCTTGCAGCCCGATTCGGACTGTCGGCGCTGGAGGTGCCACTTGTCACCGGCAAGGCGGTTGAGATCACGCCGTTCGAAATCGGCCGGATGATCGTCGACGGGTTAGGCCGGTTCTGCCGGTCGGCCGACGAAATCCCGGCCGCCATTCACGTGCCCGTCGACGAAAAGATCGATCCGCGAGCCGCGGACTGGCTGCGCAACGGTCTTCTCCCCTATGTTTCCCGGCTATGGGATGAGAGCAGGCAGCCGCGAGGCCACAGCGCCATCATTCCCGACGTCTATCTGAAGGTGTGGGCGCAGAGCGTCCCCCGCATTGACTCTGACTTTATCCTGTTCGACGAGGCGCAGGACAGCGACGGCGTGATGCTGTGGCTCCTGAACCAGCAGACCCACGCACAGACCGTTTTCGTTGGCGACCCGTACCAGCAGATCTACGAATGGCGCGGGGCCGTGAACGCGATGGCGCAGATCTCTGCACCGGAATACGCGCTGACGGAGTCGTTCCGTTTCGGCCCAGTTATCGCCACCCTCGCCAGCCGCCTGCTTGCCTTGCTGGGTGAGAGCACTCCGGTCCGCGGACAAAACGCGATCGGTTCAATAGGCGTCGATGACCCGTCGCTGGCTCCTCCCGTTGATGCGATCCTGTGCCGAAAAAACGTTTCGGCGATCTGGCATCTTGCGGCCGGCATCGAGGCAGGCCATAGGCCGTCAATCCGTAAGAGCTCCGCGGAGATCGTGGCTTACGCCGACGGTGCAGATGCGCTGCTCGACGGGCGCCGCGCTTACAAGCCAGCGGCATTCTCCCTGTTCGAGTCGTGGAAGGACGTACAGTCTTTCGCGAGAAGCGCTGCCGGATCCGACCTGCTGCCAATCGTCAGGATCGTTGACGAGCTCGGAACCGACTATCTGCGAGCGCTATCGCAACGCGTGTCCTCAGAGGCCAACAGCGACTATGTGATCTCGACCGTGCACAGAGCGAAAGGTCTCGAATGGAAGCGCGTCAAAGTGGTCAACGACTTCCTCTTCAAGTACGTCGACGGCCGGCTGACGTTGGACGATGACGAACTACGACTGCTGTATGTAGCCTTTACGAGAGCGCGGCATCTGCTGGACGTCTCGGATTTGCGCGACGATCTGCTGCGCCTGCTGGTGCCGGGCCGTTAA
- a CDS encoding MBL fold metallo-hydrolase, translating to MVGARAGKRNAPIVRSFFDEGTCTASYVVHDPVTLTAAIIDAVLDFDAPSGRTSKRSAQAIVAYVESEGLSIEWVLETHAHADHLTAAPYLQEQVGGTIAIGRAITDVQKLFGDIFNAEPEFKRDGSQFDHLFDDGESFTIGTLECTVLNVPGHTPADVAYVIGDAVFCGDTLFMPDYGTARADFPGGDAGQLFRSIRRLLSLPDDARLFLCHDYKAPGRDTYAWETTIGAERMANVHARDGVTEDEFVAARNARDATLAVPKLILPAIQVNMRAGALPPRESNGRRYLRIPLDTI from the coding sequence ATTGTCGGGGCGCGAGCCGGCAAGCGCAACGCGCCGATCGTGCGTTCGTTTTTCGACGAGGGTACGTGCACGGCAAGCTATGTCGTGCACGACCCCGTCACTCTGACCGCGGCAATTATTGACGCCGTGCTGGACTTCGATGCACCCTCGGGCCGCACCTCGAAGCGGTCGGCGCAGGCTATCGTTGCCTATGTCGAGTCGGAGGGGCTGTCGATTGAATGGGTGCTTGAAACACACGCTCACGCCGACCATCTCACCGCTGCGCCCTATCTGCAGGAGCAGGTGGGCGGCACGATCGCAATCGGGCGTGCCATCACCGACGTACAGAAGCTCTTCGGCGACATCTTCAATGCCGAGCCAGAATTCAAGCGAGACGGATCGCAGTTCGATCATCTTTTCGATGACGGCGAATCGTTCACGATCGGGACGCTTGAATGCACCGTGCTAAACGTTCCAGGCCACACGCCAGCTGACGTGGCTTATGTGATCGGCGACGCCGTGTTTTGCGGTGACACGCTGTTCATGCCCGACTACGGGACCGCGCGAGCAGATTTTCCGGGCGGCGATGCAGGCCAGCTCTTTCGCTCAATTCGGAGGCTTCTCAGCTTGCCTGACGATGCGCGCCTCTTTCTCTGTCACGACTACAAGGCTCCGGGCCGTGACACATATGCGTGGGAAACGACGATCGGCGCAGAACGTATGGCCAATGTGCACGCTCGCGACGGCGTGACGGAAGATGAGTTCGTCGCCGCACGTAACGCGCGCGATGCAACATTGGCCGTTCCGAAGCTGATCCTTCCGGCCATCCAGGTAAACATGCGGGCCGGTGCACTGCCGCCCCGGGAAAGCAACGGCCGGCGCTACCTCAGGATTCCACTCGATACGATCTAA
- a CDS encoding TIGR01244 family sulfur transferase gives MNPKELAPNLSVSSQLSLADIGEAKARGFLSVIVNRPDAEQPGQPTIAEMREAARAVGLGFAAIPVLPGKATADDASKFSSALETLNGPVIAYCRTGVRAATLWALSVGASIEPGEILQRITAVGYDLNALRPRLEELFRSDQPGGEPDAGQRG, from the coding sequence ATGAACCCCAAAGAGCTTGCGCCGAACCTCTCGGTCAGTTCGCAACTGAGCCTCGCCGATATCGGCGAGGCAAAGGCGCGAGGATTTCTCTCCGTCATCGTCAACCGCCCCGACGCCGAGCAACCAGGCCAACCCACTATCGCCGAAATGCGTGAGGCTGCCCGTGCCGTCGGGCTCGGTTTCGCCGCGATTCCCGTTTTACCTGGAAAAGCCACGGCTGACGACGCGTCGAAATTTTCGTCTGCGCTCGAAACATTGAATGGCCCCGTGATCGCGTATTGCCGCACCGGTGTAAGGGCCGCCACGCTGTGGGCGCTATCGGTCGGCGCGTCAATCGAGCCGGGAGAAATCCTGCAACGGATCACCGCCGTCGGCTACGACCTGAACGCGCTACGCCCTCGGCTTGAAGAACTTTTCAGAAGCGATCAGCCAGGCGGCGAACCAGATGCTGGGCAGCGCGGATAG
- a CDS encoding NmrA family NAD(P)-binding protein: protein MVDQIFFVAGATGDTGGATADALLRTREKVRTLVRKESEKSERLRSQGVEVIIGDLGDLDDVAGALHGVFSAYFVFPIEADGIQASAYFAQAAEEADLTAIVNMSQISARRMAKSRAARDHWISERVLNGFRTPVTHIRPTFFAQWLTYPGQVASVKEDGVLRLPFGEGRHAPIAAEDQGRVIAAILREPGAHAGMVYPLYGPVEMNHHEIAAAMARVLGRDVKYEPIDLELFRKRLDGDSRFSDTFAQHLLSVALDYQNGVFAGTNDVVADITGEPPITVETYIRKHAAVFDD, encoded by the coding sequence ATGGTTGACCAGATCTTTTTCGTCGCAGGTGCAACTGGCGATACAGGCGGTGCCACGGCTGACGCACTTCTACGCACACGCGAAAAAGTGCGAACGCTGGTGCGCAAGGAAAGCGAAAAGAGCGAGCGCCTCAGATCACAAGGAGTCGAGGTCATCATCGGTGACCTTGGCGACCTCGACGACGTGGCGGGCGCTCTACATGGAGTTTTTTCTGCGTACTTTGTGTTTCCAATCGAAGCAGACGGTATTCAGGCAAGCGCTTATTTTGCGCAGGCCGCCGAAGAGGCCGACCTGACCGCCATCGTGAACATGTCGCAAATTTCCGCCCGACGGATGGCAAAAAGTCGTGCTGCTCGCGATCACTGGATTTCGGAGCGTGTCCTTAACGGCTTCAGGACCCCGGTGACGCATATCCGTCCAACGTTTTTTGCTCAATGGCTGACATATCCAGGGCAAGTTGCCAGCGTCAAGGAAGATGGCGTGCTCCGGCTCCCATTTGGCGAAGGCCGTCATGCGCCTATCGCGGCTGAAGACCAGGGACGGGTCATCGCGGCCATTCTGAGGGAGCCTGGCGCCCATGCGGGTATGGTCTATCCGCTCTATGGACCGGTCGAAATGAACCACCACGAAATTGCTGCCGCGATGGCACGCGTGCTGGGCCGCGATGTGAAATATGAGCCAATTGACCTTGAGCTTTTTAGAAAACGTCTCGATGGCGATAGCAGATTCAGCGACACCTTCGCGCAGCATCTTTTATCCGTCGCGCTTGACTACCAGAACGGTGTTTTCGCTGGGACCAATGATGTCGTCGCCGATATAACCGGTGAACCACCGATAACCGTCGAAACCTACATCCGAAAACATGCTGCAGTATTCGACGACTAG
- a CDS encoding DHA2 family efflux MFS transporter permease subunit, whose amino-acid sequence MSTPAQPQHPPLTGATLALGSLSVGLAGFMTVLDSSIANVAIPTISGNVGVSVDEGTWVITVFAAANSVAIPLTGWLTQRLGQVRLFVGSILLFTLASWLCGIAPSLPILLAARVFQGAVAGPLIPMSQALLLSSWPKEKSSLALSIFSMIVVTGPIVGPALGGWVTDSYSWSWIFYVNIPVGLFAAAMVWMLYRRRDTPTKAIPIDIVGLALLIVWVASLQVMLDKGKDLDWFSSNTIVVLTLIAVVGLAFFIVWELTEKNPVVDLTLFRQRNFLGGTVSIAVAYAIFFGTLVLLPQWMQEYLGYRAVDAGLATAPLGIFAVIGAPIMGKILPRSDARIIGTFAFIGFAIVYYMRSFFYTDLSEGFIILPTLLQGIPMALFFAPLTVIILSGQPPEKVPAAAGLSTFARMFFGGIGTSLAGVLWNDRTIMHHEILTQQSNLTNPQFNQQMDAYHSLLGLGTNASYALFDHVVQAQSAMLGLNDVFYGGAIIMIIIIPLIWITKPGKVGGTSDAASAAH is encoded by the coding sequence ATGTCGACTCCTGCCCAACCTCAACATCCCCCGCTTACCGGGGCGACGCTAGCGCTAGGCTCGCTGAGTGTGGGCCTGGCTGGGTTCATGACCGTACTCGACTCGTCGATCGCCAACGTCGCGATCCCGACCATCTCCGGCAACGTGGGCGTATCGGTCGATGAGGGCACCTGGGTCATCACTGTGTTTGCGGCGGCGAACTCTGTCGCAATACCGCTGACGGGCTGGCTTACGCAGCGTCTGGGGCAGGTTCGTCTGTTCGTCGGTTCGATCTTGCTGTTTACGCTCGCCTCCTGGCTATGCGGCATCGCACCGTCGCTGCCAATCCTGCTGGCAGCGCGCGTATTTCAGGGGGCCGTGGCCGGCCCTTTGATTCCAATGTCCCAGGCGCTGCTGCTTAGTTCGTGGCCCAAGGAGAAGTCATCGCTGGCGCTCTCGATCTTCTCGATGATTGTCGTGACCGGACCGATCGTCGGGCCCGCGCTCGGGGGCTGGGTAACCGACAGCTATAGCTGGTCGTGGATCTTCTACGTGAACATTCCGGTCGGACTTTTCGCGGCGGCGATGGTCTGGATGCTGTACCGGCGCCGCGATACGCCCACGAAGGCGATTCCCATCGATATTGTCGGCCTCGCGCTGCTGATTGTTTGGGTCGCCTCGCTGCAGGTGATGCTCGATAAGGGCAAGGATCTTGACTGGTTTTCGTCGAACACAATCGTCGTACTCACCCTTATCGCGGTGGTGGGGCTCGCGTTTTTTATCGTCTGGGAGCTGACTGAGAAGAATCCGGTTGTTGACCTGACGCTTTTCAGGCAGCGCAACTTCCTGGGCGGCACGGTGTCGATCGCCGTCGCATACGCAATTTTCTTCGGCACGCTAGTGTTGTTGCCGCAGTGGATGCAGGAGTACCTTGGCTACCGCGCGGTGGATGCCGGCCTCGCAACTGCGCCGCTCGGCATCTTCGCGGTGATCGGCGCACCCATCATGGGCAAGATCCTGCCGCGCTCAGATGCTCGCATCATCGGCACTTTCGCGTTCATCGGCTTTGCGATCGTCTACTACATGCGCAGCTTCTTCTATACCGATCTGAGCGAGGGCTTCATCATACTGCCGACCCTATTGCAAGGCATCCCAATGGCGCTCTTTTTCGCGCCTCTCACCGTGATCATCTTGTCGGGACAGCCGCCGGAAAAGGTGCCGGCTGCGGCAGGCCTGTCGACGTTCGCCCGCATGTTCTTCGGCGGCATCGGCACGTCGCTTGCTGGCGTACTGTGGAACGACCGCACCATCATGCATCATGAGATCCTTACGCAGCAGTCCAACCTCACCAATCCGCAATTCAACCAACAGATGGATGCTTACCATTCTCTGCTTGGGCTTGGCACCAACGCGTCGTATGCGCTGTTCGATCATGTAGTACAAGCCCAGTCAGCCATGCTAGGGCTGAATGACGTGTTCTACGGAGGGGCGATCATCATGATTATCATCATCCCGCTGATCTGGATTACGAAGCCAGGAAAGGTCGGCGGTACCAGTGACGCCGCCTCGGCGGCGCACTGA
- a CDS encoding AbrB/MazE/SpoVT family DNA-binding domain-containing protein produces the protein MTAATITSKGQVTIPVDVRNHLGLESGDRIEFSFNETTGRYEVYPATRSLALLKGVVKKPANPVSIEDMNLAIAEQGASAR, from the coding sequence ATGACAGCAGCAACTATCACATCAAAGGGCCAGGTCACGATCCCTGTGGACGTGCGCAATCACCTTGGCCTGGAGTCTGGCGACCGGATCGAATTCAGCTTCAACGAGACGACGGGCCGGTATGAGGTTTATCCCGCCACGCGCTCACTCGCATTGCTCAAGGGAGTTGTGAAGAAACCCGCGAATCCGGTGTCAATTGAGGACATGAACCTAGCCATTGCCGAGCAGGGGGCGTCAGCGCGATGA